Proteins encoded together in one Planctopirus ephydatiae window:
- a CDS encoding DUF1580 domain-containing protein, which produces MRVYGVKLHLGTLHRWRTRGVRGRFLNAWRCGGRWMSSLVDVRMMMEPCVPESPNNVMPNLDMSRVDREFDRQKRWRVLYVQSELVNRFQFPPEKTI; this is translated from the coding sequence ATGAGAGTTTATGGAGTGAAATTGCATTTAGGGACACTCCATCGCTGGCGGACTAGAGGAGTTCGCGGGAGATTTTTGAATGCCTGGAGATGTGGGGGACGCTGGATGTCGTCTCTCGTCGATGTGCGGATGATGATGGAACCTTGTGTTCCCGAATCTCCAAACAATGTCATGCCTAATTTGGATATGTCGCGCGTCGACAGAGAGTTTGACCGTCAAAAACGATGGCGGGTTCTCTATGTCCAGAGTGAGCTTGTCAATCGATTTCAGTTTCCACCCGAAAAGACAATCTAA
- a CDS encoding tyrosine-type recombinase/integrase yields MPKTPRIPKLSLHKPSGCARVRVQGKDLYLGPYGDPETLQRYSRLLAELASQQHQLQVAQANSGQSTPTQDLTISEMILAYLEFATTYYGPRSREPQSMNHALRPLHALYGSTLTQDFGPKSFKAVRQHMIDVHKLSRTEINRRMGRIKRVFKWAVSEELVSPTILHGLSAVSGLRRGRSEAHESRPVRPVDISQIQLTLPFLPPPVAAICQLQLLTGMRPSEVLHMRPCDIDRSGAIWLYTPEHHKTEHLGFEKHVPLGPQAQAVLAPFLNRDPKDYCFTPAEAEAWRNEQRAVHRNPDRKTKIFPCELKARIRRKAKRQAAPKVRQLQPCYDVNAYRRCITYGIRKAQKAGHAVQYWFPYQIRHTHGTEVRRRYGLEAAQVALGHATADVTQVYAERNLKLAMQVAAEIG; encoded by the coding sequence ATGCCCAAGACGCCCAGAATTCCAAAACTTTCGCTCCACAAACCTTCAGGTTGTGCCCGTGTTCGGGTCCAAGGCAAGGATCTTTATCTGGGGCCTTACGGTGACCCCGAAACACTCCAGCGGTACTCTCGCCTCCTCGCTGAACTGGCGTCACAACAGCATCAGTTGCAAGTGGCGCAGGCTAACTCAGGTCAGTCAACTCCCACTCAAGATCTCACCATCAGTGAGATGATCCTGGCCTATCTCGAATTTGCCACGACTTACTATGGTCCGAGGTCCCGTGAACCCCAAAGCATGAACCATGCTCTTCGACCACTCCATGCACTTTACGGAAGCACTCTCACTCAGGATTTTGGCCCCAAGTCGTTCAAGGCTGTTCGGCAGCACATGATTGATGTTCACAAACTCAGCCGCACGGAAATCAATCGCCGGATGGGTCGTATCAAACGCGTCTTCAAGTGGGCCGTCTCGGAAGAGCTCGTCTCTCCGACCATTCTGCATGGTCTTAGTGCCGTGTCAGGCCTGAGACGTGGACGATCTGAGGCCCACGAGTCGCGACCCGTGCGTCCTGTCGATATCTCACAAATCCAACTGACACTCCCCTTCCTCCCACCTCCTGTGGCCGCCATCTGCCAGCTCCAACTGCTGACCGGCATGCGGCCTTCCGAAGTGCTCCATATGCGTCCCTGTGACATCGATCGTTCGGGGGCCATTTGGCTTTACACCCCCGAACATCACAAAACTGAACATCTCGGCTTTGAGAAGCATGTCCCGTTAGGCCCTCAGGCGCAGGCCGTTCTGGCTCCCTTCCTAAATCGCGATCCCAAAGACTACTGCTTCACTCCCGCAGAAGCCGAAGCGTGGCGCAATGAGCAGCGGGCAGTGCACCGCAATCCCGATCGCAAAACAAAGATCTTTCCCTGTGAACTGAAGGCTCGGATCCGGCGCAAAGCCAAGCGTCAAGCGGCTCCCAAGGTGAGGCAACTACAACCCTGCTATGACGTCAATGCGTATCGCCGCTGCATCACCTATGGAATTCGCAAGGCGCAGAAGGCTGGTCATGCCGTCCAATACTGGTTTCCCTACCAAATTCGGCATACACACGGCACAGAGGTCCGTCGCCGGTATGGACTGGAAGCGGCTCAGGTCGCTTTAGGTCATGCAACAGCAGATGTGACTCAAGTCTATGCCGAACGCAATCTCAAGCTGGCCATGCAAGTCGCTGCCGAAATCGGTTAA
- a CDS encoding M90 family metallopeptidase — protein sequence MWKWLRNRQRKLRSQKPLPHFLSRLIKRPHLSTWLTDAARAKLINHARNMVAEKNWEGLSGLVVTEEMKWKIALQASRLTLGFDDSPFDSIQSILIYPSTYVAPQQTRLGHIVVESSSLRLGEAWKRGPIVLAWEDIQREWEGHEPFHNVVIHEFSHVLDMANGDADGMPVIENPALARDWISLIPQQFAQFVQRLHSGHSDIINSYGATNLAEFFAVSTEAFFSSPKLFNIWHPELAQLYQQYFGHTFYSTSWPLHPQYSLINPSQFTASQTSDYLSSHRYLNHELHLVG from the coding sequence ATGTGGAAATGGTTGAGAAACAGGCAACGTAAACTCAGATCTCAGAAACCTTTGCCTCATTTTTTGTCCCGCTTGATCAAGCGGCCTCATCTCAGTACCTGGCTGACCGATGCTGCCAGAGCCAAACTCATCAACCACGCTCGCAATATGGTTGCCGAAAAGAACTGGGAAGGCCTGAGCGGTTTGGTCGTCACGGAAGAAATGAAATGGAAAATTGCACTTCAGGCCTCCCGACTCACCCTCGGATTTGATGACTCGCCGTTTGACTCGATTCAATCCATCCTGATCTACCCCTCGACCTATGTAGCACCCCAGCAAACGAGACTTGGACATATCGTCGTCGAGAGTTCCTCTCTGCGCCTTGGCGAAGCCTGGAAACGCGGGCCCATTGTTCTGGCTTGGGAAGACATTCAGCGCGAATGGGAAGGACACGAGCCATTCCACAACGTCGTCATTCATGAGTTCTCACATGTTCTCGACATGGCCAACGGAGATGCCGACGGCATGCCTGTCATTGAAAACCCGGCTCTTGCCAGAGACTGGATATCCCTCATTCCCCAGCAATTCGCACAATTCGTCCAGCGGCTACACTCTGGCCACAGCGATATCATCAATAGCTATGGAGCCACAAACCTCGCCGAGTTTTTCGCTGTCTCGACCGAAGCCTTCTTCTCATCACCGAAACTTTTCAATATATGGCATCCGGAACTCGCACAACTTTATCAACAATACTTTGGCCATACTTTCTACTCGACGAGTTGGCCACTTCATCCACAGTATTCCCTGATTAACCCCTCCCAGTTCACCGCCTCGCAGACTAGTGACTACCTGAGCAGCCATAGATACCTCAACCATGAACTACATTTAGTCGGTTAA
- a CDS encoding DUF1501 domain-containing protein, with protein MVKVSPNCAPAHFQALSRRGFLSVGMLAGTSLTLPHLLQQQALADLKDYKTFQGTAKSIIHIFLPGGIAHQESFDPKPNAPIEYRGEMKQVQTKLPGVMFGETLTKTAEVADKLCIIRSMTHGEAAHERGTHNMFTGYRPSPALQYPSIGSVISHEFGPRNNLPPYVCVPNVPNEYAGSGYLSSAFAPFALGSDPASNGFKVRDLNLPGGVDDARFESRRRMLDAVNGHFAQREKSDELTAMNTFYDRAYSLISSSQAREAFDIEKESPEIRDQYGRNTAGARMLLARRLVESGVRLVNLTYGGWDHHTNIVQGFKSQMPQFDQAFSMLIKDLDQRGLLGETLVMVSSEFGRTPKINGTAGRDHYPKVFSVALAGGGIKQGAVYGSSNAVASEPDENPLGIEDLFTTVYHALGVVADKELMAPGDRPIEIVDGGQVVKELLA; from the coding sequence ATGGTGAAAGTTTCCCCTAATTGTGCACCAGCGCATTTTCAGGCACTCAGCCGCCGTGGATTTCTGTCAGTGGGCATGCTGGCAGGGACCTCATTAACTCTGCCTCATCTTTTGCAGCAGCAGGCTTTGGCAGATTTGAAGGATTACAAAACCTTCCAGGGAACTGCCAAATCGATCATTCACATTTTCCTGCCTGGCGGGATTGCTCATCAGGAATCGTTTGATCCGAAGCCCAACGCTCCGATCGAATATCGTGGTGAAATGAAGCAGGTCCAGACAAAGCTTCCCGGCGTGATGTTTGGGGAAACTTTGACCAAGACCGCAGAAGTTGCTGACAAGCTCTGCATTATCCGCAGTATGACTCATGGTGAAGCAGCCCACGAACGTGGCACGCACAATATGTTCACAGGGTACCGGCCAAGTCCTGCATTGCAGTATCCTTCGATTGGATCTGTGATCAGTCACGAATTTGGACCACGTAACAATCTGCCTCCCTATGTCTGTGTACCGAATGTGCCAAACGAGTATGCCGGGAGCGGCTATTTGAGCAGTGCCTTTGCACCGTTTGCCTTGGGTTCCGATCCGGCCAGTAACGGATTTAAAGTGCGGGATCTGAACTTACCTGGCGGAGTTGATGATGCTCGATTTGAGTCACGCCGCCGCATGCTGGATGCAGTCAATGGTCATTTTGCTCAGCGGGAAAAATCTGACGAACTGACCGCGATGAACACTTTCTATGATCGCGCCTACAGCCTGATCAGCTCGTCGCAGGCACGAGAAGCCTTTGATATTGAGAAGGAGTCGCCCGAGATCCGCGATCAGTATGGTCGAAATACGGCTGGCGCCCGCATGCTGCTGGCCCGCCGCCTTGTCGAATCTGGCGTGCGTCTGGTGAATCTGACTTACGGTGGGTGGGATCATCACACCAATATTGTCCAGGGATTCAAAAGTCAGATGCCCCAGTTTGATCAGGCTTTCTCAATGCTGATCAAGGATCTCGACCAGCGTGGTCTTCTGGGTGAAACATTGGTGATGGTATCATCCGAATTTGGCCGGACACCGAAGATCAACGGGACAGCAGGCCGCGATCATTATCCAAAGGTCTTCAGCGTGGCCTTGGCTGGTGGCGGGATCAAGCAGGGGGCTGTGTACGGTTCGTCAAATGCTGTGGCCTCCGAGCCTGATGAGAATCCTCTGGGAATCGAAGATCTCTTCACCACTGTTTATCACGCCTTGGGTGTGGTCGCTGACAAGGAGTTGATGGCACCTGGGGATCGTCCAATTGAAATCGTGGATGGCGGTCAAGTTGTGAAAGAGTTGCTCGCTTAG
- a CDS encoding PPC domain-containing protein, whose product MMKFWFARNLSIACLLMGLATAGDVLGADPVVRNVMPRGAQRGTEVELSFNGERLGDAAEVIIYEPGIEVLDFKVENDKLVKARVKLSSDQTPGIRHLRLRTKSGMSKTQNFAISALPVVEEVEPNNEFAKPQVISNNVTINGVVTNEDVDYFVVDAKAGERLTAEVVGIRLGNSMFDPYVSIINESRFELAGSDDAAFGTQDGVASIVVPTDGKYIVMVRESSYGGSGDSYYQLHIGNYPRPLAIVPAGGKPGSTVSVTYYGDVKGPLTRDVVLPTLESLPASSPLNFALSASDDSGTAPTGNAFRLTDLENVIEAEPNDSMEQAPLAVLPAAMNGILQTEGDRDLFAFEAKKGENFDFVVYGRRLRSEIDSVLQIWNDKGNAVANSDDSPGTPDSLLRFNCPADGKYFVMIRDHLGRGGNAYHYRIEANPITPHLDFSINEFVQFQEDTLELPTGGRLPFLVTATRRDVGGPIEFRSENLPQGVTIEAPQLADGQGVAQVVLVAAPDAPLSLKMSQIVGFIAADPNRHVESRVRQDAIMVRGQNNRPFFIEALPALAVSVVEPVPFSVEIVQPKVPLIKNSPLKLKLIAKREGDFKGPINVELLQNPPGINSSRNAVIAEGQTETVIDVNAAGNAPAGDWKICARVRADVGGSRISASPFVALKVAEPYVKLEFAKSAVEQNAEVDYPVKVEQVTPFEGTAKVVLMGLPHQTTAEPLEMTKETQELVFKIKAGPEAPVSKNKNLFCQIIIQQEGEEVIHHLGSGELRIDKPLPPKTTPAPAPTPQVAEAPKPPATKPLSRLEQLRLEQQQKAAAGQAP is encoded by the coding sequence ATGATGAAATTCTGGTTCGCTCGCAACTTAAGTATTGCCTGCCTGCTGATGGGCCTTGCGACCGCTGGAGATGTTCTGGGTGCCGACCCTGTTGTAAGAAATGTCATGCCTCGTGGCGCCCAACGAGGGACAGAAGTCGAACTCTCATTCAACGGCGAGCGGCTCGGCGACGCTGCTGAAGTGATCATCTACGAACCGGGAATTGAAGTTCTCGACTTCAAAGTCGAGAACGACAAACTCGTCAAAGCACGCGTCAAACTCAGTTCAGATCAGACGCCAGGGATTCGGCATCTAAGGCTCCGTACCAAAAGTGGCATGTCCAAGACGCAAAATTTCGCCATTTCGGCCTTGCCTGTTGTTGAAGAAGTTGAACCGAACAATGAGTTCGCTAAGCCACAGGTGATTTCGAACAACGTGACAATCAACGGCGTCGTAACGAACGAGGATGTCGATTACTTTGTCGTCGATGCTAAAGCTGGTGAGCGGTTGACTGCGGAAGTTGTCGGCATCCGCCTGGGTAACTCGATGTTCGATCCGTATGTGTCGATCATCAATGAATCACGATTTGAACTAGCTGGCAGTGATGATGCGGCTTTTGGCACTCAGGATGGCGTGGCTTCAATAGTCGTTCCCACTGATGGTAAATACATCGTGATGGTCAGGGAATCCAGTTATGGCGGGTCGGGTGATAGCTATTACCAGCTCCATATCGGAAACTATCCCCGGCCGCTGGCCATTGTCCCAGCCGGTGGTAAACCTGGAAGCACCGTTTCGGTGACTTATTACGGGGATGTCAAGGGCCCTTTGACGCGAGATGTTGTGCTACCGACTCTGGAAAGTCTTCCAGCATCTTCCCCATTGAACTTTGCCCTTTCAGCGAGTGATGATTCGGGAACTGCACCTACGGGTAATGCATTTCGGCTGACAGATCTTGAGAACGTGATCGAAGCGGAGCCGAATGATTCGATGGAGCAGGCTCCTTTGGCTGTCCTGCCCGCCGCAATGAATGGCATTCTGCAAACGGAGGGCGATCGAGACCTATTCGCCTTCGAAGCCAAAAAAGGCGAGAATTTCGACTTCGTTGTTTACGGAAGACGATTGCGTTCTGAGATTGATTCTGTGCTGCAGATCTGGAATGACAAGGGGAATGCTGTTGCCAATAGCGACGACTCCCCCGGAACTCCCGATAGTCTGCTTCGATTCAATTGTCCTGCGGACGGTAAATACTTTGTCATGATTCGCGATCATCTGGGTCGTGGAGGAAATGCCTATCATTACCGGATTGAAGCGAACCCGATCACGCCTCATCTCGATTTTTCGATTAATGAGTTTGTCCAGTTTCAGGAAGATACGCTCGAGTTACCCACTGGTGGGCGTCTGCCATTTCTTGTAACAGCCACAAGACGAGATGTCGGCGGTCCCATTGAGTTTCGCAGTGAAAATCTTCCTCAGGGAGTCACGATAGAGGCTCCTCAACTGGCGGATGGCCAAGGGGTGGCTCAGGTGGTCCTGGTCGCAGCTCCTGATGCACCGCTGAGTCTGAAAATGTCTCAGATTGTGGGTTTCATCGCAGCAGATCCCAATCGGCATGTTGAAAGTCGAGTGAGGCAGGACGCCATCATGGTCCGCGGCCAGAACAACCGTCCGTTCTTTATTGAAGCATTGCCCGCCTTGGCCGTTTCCGTGGTGGAACCAGTCCCTTTTTCCGTGGAAATTGTTCAACCCAAAGTCCCGCTGATTAAAAACAGTCCTTTGAAGTTAAAGCTGATTGCAAAACGAGAAGGCGACTTCAAAGGTCCCATCAATGTCGAGTTGCTGCAGAATCCACCAGGTATCAATTCAAGTCGAAATGCAGTGATCGCTGAAGGGCAGACGGAGACCGTGATTGACGTGAATGCTGCCGGAAATGCTCCCGCAGGTGATTGGAAGATTTGTGCAAGAGTTCGTGCGGATGTGGGAGGAAGTCGTATTTCCGCCTCGCCGTTTGTCGCGCTGAAAGTCGCTGAGCCTTACGTCAAGCTGGAGTTCGCAAAGTCTGCTGTGGAGCAGAATGCAGAGGTCGATTACCCGGTGAAAGTTGAGCAGGTCACACCTTTTGAGGGGACTGCCAAGGTGGTACTCATGGGCTTGCCTCATCAAACGACCGCTGAACCACTGGAGATGACTAAAGAGACGCAGGAGCTGGTGTTCAAGATTAAAGCCGGACCTGAAGCACCAGTCAGCAAAAACAAGAATCTTTTCTGCCAGATTATCATTCAGCAGGAAGGTGAAGAAGTGATTCATCATTTAGGGAGCGGCGAACTGCGGATTGACAAGCCGTTGCCACCCAAAACGACGCCTGCACCCGCTCCCACTCCTCAAGTTGCGGAAGCACCCAAACCGCCGGCAACGAAACCCTTGAGCCGCCTGGAGCAACTACGGTTAGAACAGCAGCAGAAGGCGGCTGCAGGGCAGGCCCCTTAA
- a CDS encoding DUF1549 and DUF1553 domain-containing protein, producing MTWGVLGTFLFASGDVFGESKLTQLRVFPEQVKLETTADRQLLVVQAVREDGVTVDVSHEAKFQIADQQFVKLEGTTLCPQADGKTELRVEYGGLTKAVPLEVIKATEARPVSFKLDVMPVMMKAGCNSGSCHGAARGKDGFRLSLFGYDPDGDYHRIVRELPGRRVDLAVPEASLLVEKSVGAVPHGGGKRFEMTSDLNKTFVDWVAANCPQDPADVPVCTGLSLYPPDGVLDGEGTKQQVTVRATYSDGSDRDVTALTLFMSNNDNSATISPEGIIQAGARGEAFIMARFATFTVGSHFVVLPKWHQYEAKAMPSANYIDDLVNQKLMKLRIEPSGKADDEAFLRRVYLDLVGILPTEEEYVAFMTDTNPQKRDLLIDQLVERKEFTEVWVSKWAEWLMMRSSNQTSYKSIVLYYNWLSEQIAENVPLNVMVRDILSANGGTFKNAPTNFYQIERDTLKVSENVAQIFMGMRTQCAQCHNHPFDRWTQDDYYAFASFFSQIGRKEAEDYRETIIFNSGGGDVRHPVNGKVMEPVFLGGPKADTKGKDRREVLANWLASPENPYFAENFVNRVWHHFFGIGIVDPIDDVRISNPPSNEPLLKELAKRFTASNYNFKQLIKEIVRSEAYQRSTQRNESNATDEKNFAHQSLRRIKAESMLDIITQVTSGREKFRGLPLGARAVQIADGQTSNYFLTTFGRATRETACSCEVKMEPTLSQALHLLNGDSSNQKIAQGNLVGKWLQEKVPHEEIVQRLYIRCLSRKATSAELDVLLPTLAESKDPKKDLDDVFWALLNSREFIFNH from the coding sequence ATGACATGGGGCGTTCTGGGAACATTCCTGTTCGCAAGTGGTGATGTATTTGGTGAGTCCAAACTCACTCAATTGCGTGTCTTTCCGGAGCAGGTCAAGCTCGAGACAACAGCTGATCGACAGCTCCTTGTTGTTCAGGCGGTTCGAGAGGATGGCGTGACTGTCGATGTCAGTCATGAGGCAAAATTCCAGATCGCTGATCAACAGTTTGTCAAGCTGGAGGGGACGACGTTATGTCCTCAGGCTGATGGCAAGACAGAGCTTCGTGTCGAGTATGGTGGTTTGACAAAGGCTGTTCCTTTGGAAGTCATCAAAGCGACTGAAGCTCGTCCTGTGAGTTTCAAACTGGATGTGATGCCAGTGATGATGAAGGCGGGCTGTAACAGTGGTAGCTGCCATGGTGCTGCCCGCGGAAAAGATGGTTTTCGACTTTCGCTCTTTGGGTATGACCCGGATGGAGATTACCACCGCATTGTGCGAGAACTCCCCGGTCGCCGAGTCGACCTCGCTGTGCCTGAAGCCAGTCTTTTGGTCGAAAAATCTGTGGGGGCTGTTCCCCACGGCGGCGGTAAACGTTTTGAGATGACTTCGGATTTGAACAAGACCTTCGTGGACTGGGTGGCCGCCAATTGCCCACAAGATCCGGCTGATGTCCCCGTCTGCACAGGGTTATCACTATACCCGCCAGATGGAGTGCTCGATGGCGAAGGTACAAAACAGCAGGTAACAGTTCGCGCCACCTATAGTGATGGTTCTGATCGGGACGTGACTGCCCTGACATTGTTTATGTCGAATAATGACAATTCCGCAACAATTTCTCCCGAAGGTATCATTCAGGCGGGAGCTCGTGGCGAAGCCTTTATCATGGCTCGCTTCGCGACATTTACCGTGGGTTCCCACTTTGTCGTATTGCCTAAATGGCATCAGTATGAGGCTAAGGCGATGCCGAGTGCCAACTACATTGATGACCTGGTCAATCAGAAGCTCATGAAACTGCGCATTGAACCCAGTGGCAAAGCGGATGACGAAGCATTTCTGAGGCGTGTTTACCTCGATCTGGTCGGGATTCTCCCGACGGAAGAAGAATATGTCGCTTTCATGACCGATACGAATCCTCAGAAGCGAGATCTGCTGATTGATCAACTTGTCGAGCGGAAAGAATTCACAGAAGTCTGGGTCTCCAAGTGGGCCGAATGGCTGATGATGAGGTCATCCAATCAGACCAGCTATAAGTCGATCGTGCTGTACTATAACTGGCTGTCAGAGCAGATCGCCGAGAATGTACCGCTCAATGTCATGGTGCGGGATATTCTCTCTGCGAATGGGGGAACATTTAAGAACGCTCCGACGAATTTCTATCAGATCGAGCGGGATACACTCAAAGTTTCTGAGAATGTCGCCCAGATCTTCATGGGAATGAGAACACAATGCGCTCAATGTCATAATCATCCTTTTGATCGCTGGACACAGGATGATTACTACGCCTTTGCATCGTTCTTTTCTCAGATTGGACGCAAGGAAGCCGAAGACTATCGCGAAACGATTATCTTCAATAGTGGTGGTGGTGACGTAAGGCATCCCGTCAACGGTAAGGTGATGGAGCCTGTCTTCCTGGGCGGGCCAAAAGCAGATACGAAGGGTAAGGATCGCCGTGAAGTCCTGGCAAATTGGCTAGCTTCGCCTGAGAATCCCTACTTTGCTGAAAACTTCGTCAACCGTGTGTGGCATCACTTCTTCGGGATCGGCATTGTCGATCCGATTGATGATGTCCGCATCTCCAATCCTCCTTCCAATGAACCCCTCTTGAAAGAGTTGGCCAAGAGATTCACGGCTTCTAACTACAACTTCAAGCAGTTGATTAAAGAAATTGTTCGTTCAGAAGCTTATCAGCGGTCAACACAGCGTAATGAATCGAATGCGACCGATGAGAAGAATTTTGCTCATCAATCTCTACGGCGAATTAAAGCCGAATCAATGCTCGATATTATCACGCAGGTCACAAGTGGTCGCGAAAAGTTCCGCGGGTTGCCACTGGGTGCTCGAGCCGTACAGATTGCCGACGGACAGACATCGAACTATTTCCTGACGACCTTCGGTCGGGCGACGCGCGAAACGGCTTGCAGTTGTGAAGTGAAGATGGAACCGACGTTGTCGCAGGCACTGCATCTATTGAATGGTGATTCTTCCAATCAGAAGATCGCCCAAGGGAACTTGGTTGGTAAGTGGTTGCAGGAGAAAGTTCCTCACGAAGAGATTGTGCAGCGACTCTATATTCGCTGTCTTTCACGCAAGGCGACTTCAGCCGAGCTCGACGTCCTGCTGCCAACGCTGGCTGAATCGAAGGATCCCAAGAAAGATCTCGATGATGTTTTCTGGGCACTGCTGAACAGCCGGGAATTTATCTTTAATCACTAG
- a CDS encoding WD40 domain-containing protein gives MAMAVPVAISAQEKSSDDKPQEKKITYDEHILPIFREKCGSCHNANDKKGDLVLDNYSAAMQGGASGEVINTNGEPANSQLYLVMTHESEPIMPPGQPRLPDAQLELVRKWIEQGALQNSGSKAKIKKKTVVTASAASSMKRPDGPAPMPEVALPIEPVVVTTRANAVTALAANPWAPLLAVSGYKQVLLYHAQTLDLVGVLPFPEGQPHILKFSRNGSVLLAGGGRGGQSGLVVLFDIKTGRRLAQVGSEYDAVLAADLSPDMSLVALGGPKKMLRVYEVSTGELLYESKKHTDWVTAIEFSPDGVLLASGDRSNGLVVWEAYTGREFYFLTGHTGSINDVSWSPDSNTLASGSEDGTIRLWEMQNGGQIKNFNAHGGGVQALDFTLDVRIVSTGRDRVTKLFDANGNKQRDFPATQDVGMEVCYSGETDRVYAGDMAGRVYAWNAKDGAVIGQCVTNPISVTAQLVAAQAELTASQQKVTAANEAVESLRKQLADRQKAAEEAGKMVGTREAELNAKNEAKTARQSDVSRLEQQLQAMKQQLSKQQQEFDQTNKALEVAVSKINGQKGDLQKVREAFDATQKALEDARNRLNGDAENVDQKKIVSDLEGKLKSAQDEVALREAAIKEQATTVSGLEKQTDERKQALAAIKTELNALEVKLTTGRDELKALDSARNNAEQALKNARMEAEQRMKTASATEDEKKQLAEREAALKTAQEMLVRWQGRITTIEAVRNLPPLSTAVVE, from the coding sequence ATGGCGATGGCTGTTCCTGTAGCGATATCTGCTCAGGAAAAATCGTCGGATGATAAACCCCAGGAGAAGAAGATCACTTATGACGAGCACATTCTGCCAATTTTTCGGGAGAAATGTGGTTCGTGCCATAATGCCAATGATAAAAAAGGTGACCTGGTTCTCGATAACTACTCTGCCGCCATGCAGGGTGGGGCCTCTGGCGAAGTCATTAACACCAACGGTGAACCTGCCAATAGTCAGCTTTATCTGGTAATGACTCATGAGTCAGAGCCCATCATGCCGCCGGGGCAACCGCGACTACCGGATGCTCAGTTGGAACTTGTTCGCAAATGGATTGAACAGGGGGCGCTTCAGAATTCCGGAAGTAAAGCCAAGATCAAAAAGAAGACAGTGGTGACTGCCTCTGCAGCCTCGTCTATGAAACGGCCAGATGGTCCCGCTCCAATGCCTGAGGTCGCTTTGCCGATCGAGCCAGTGGTTGTGACCACCCGGGCCAATGCGGTCACTGCTTTGGCAGCCAACCCGTGGGCCCCACTCTTGGCGGTATCGGGGTATAAGCAGGTTCTGCTCTACCACGCTCAGACATTAGATCTCGTGGGAGTGCTCCCTTTTCCTGAAGGGCAGCCCCATATTCTGAAGTTCAGCCGGAATGGTTCTGTATTGCTGGCTGGCGGTGGCCGGGGAGGCCAAAGCGGTCTGGTGGTACTGTTTGACATCAAGACGGGGAGAAGGCTTGCTCAGGTCGGCTCTGAGTATGATGCCGTTCTTGCAGCGGACTTGAGCCCTGATATGTCGCTGGTCGCACTGGGTGGCCCCAAGAAGATGCTGCGGGTCTATGAAGTATCGACTGGTGAATTGCTTTACGAGTCCAAGAAACACACTGATTGGGTGACCGCGATTGAATTCAGCCCTGATGGAGTGTTGCTCGCAAGCGGTGACCGTAGTAATGGACTCGTTGTGTGGGAAGCATATACCGGAAGAGAGTTCTATTTTCTGACTGGTCATACCGGGAGTATTAACGATGTCTCCTGGTCGCCAGACAGCAATACGCTGGCCAGTGGCAGCGAAGATGGCACGATTCGATTGTGGGAAATGCAGAACGGCGGCCAGATCAAGAACTTTAATGCTCATGGCGGTGGTGTTCAGGCATTGGATTTCACACTTGATGTCCGAATTGTTTCGACCGGCCGTGATCGCGTGACAAAACTATTTGACGCCAATGGAAACAAGCAGAGAGATTTCCCTGCAACGCAAGACGTGGGCATGGAAGTTTGCTATTCGGGTGAGACAGACCGGGTCTATGCAGGTGATATGGCAGGTCGGGTTTATGCCTGGAATGCGAAAGATGGAGCAGTGATCGGCCAGTGTGTGACTAATCCGATATCAGTCACGGCTCAATTGGTGGCCGCTCAAGCGGAATTGACAGCGTCACAGCAGAAAGTCACTGCTGCGAATGAGGCTGTGGAATCTTTGCGTAAACAACTCGCAGATCGCCAGAAAGCGGCGGAAGAAGCGGGCAAAATGGTTGGTACTCGTGAGGCCGAACTGAACGCCAAGAATGAGGCAAAAACTGCCAGGCAAAGCGATGTGAGCCGTCTGGAGCAGCAGTTGCAGGCAATGAAACAGCAACTTTCAAAACAGCAGCAGGAATTTGATCAGACAAATAAGGCATTGGAAGTTGCTGTGTCGAAAATCAATGGCCAAAAGGGAGATCTGCAAAAGGTTCGTGAAGCCTTCGATGCAACACAAAAAGCATTGGAAGATGCACGGAATCGTTTGAACGGAGATGCCGAAAACGTTGACCAGAAAAAAATCGTTTCTGATCTGGAAGGAAAGCTGAAGTCAGCGCAAGACGAGGTAGCACTCCGGGAAGCAGCAATAAAAGAGCAAGCGACGACTGTCTCAGGGCTGGAAAAACAGACAGATGAGCGTAAGCAGGCATTAGCCGCCATCAAGACGGAGTTGAACGCTCTGGAAGTTAAGCTCACGACTGGTCGAGATGAATTAAAGGCACTGGATAGTGCTCGCAATAATGCCGAGCAGGCCCTTAAAAATGCGAGGATGGAAGCTGAGCAGCGCATGAAAACTGCATCGGCAACAGAGGATGAAAAGAAGCAGCTGGCTGAGCGGGAAGCAGCCTTGAAGACTGCCCAGGAAATGCTGGTGCGGTGGCAAGGACGAATCACGACTATTGAAGCTGTTCGAAATCTACCACCACTTTCCACAGCAGTTGTGGAGTAG